A window from Nitrospirota bacterium encodes these proteins:
- a CDS encoding response regulator has translation MSKKIMTVDDSASVRQLVSFTLKQHGYEVSEAVNGSEALKKLKQGKIDLLITDINMPEMDGISLIKMVRDDPSYKFIPIIILTTESQTGKKEEAKAAGATGWIIKPFRPDQLVSAIRKVMG, from the coding sequence ATGAGTAAGAAGATCATGACGGTTGATGATTCGGCCAGTGTACGTCAGCTGGTGAGCTTTACCCTGAAACAGCATGGCTACGAGGTTTCCGAGGCGGTCAATGGCTCAGAGGCCCTGAAAAAACTCAAACAGGGAAAGATAGACCTGCTGATCACGGACATTAATATGCCGGAGATGGACGGCATCAGCCTTATCAAGATGGTAAGGGACGACCCTTCATACAAATTTATTCCGATCATCATACTCACTACAGAGTCTCAGACCGGGAAAAAGGAAGAGGCAAAGGCTGCCGGGGCCACGGGGTGGATCATCAAGCCGTTCCGGCCTGATCAGCTCGTCTCGGCCATAAGAAAGGTGATGGGATGA